A region of Osmerus eperlanus unplaced genomic scaffold, fOsmEpe2.1 SCAFFOLD_63, whole genome shotgun sequence DNA encodes the following proteins:
- the LOC134016412 gene encoding extracellular serine/threonine protein kinase FAM20C-like: MRWSTRRCSRTICLSLAFSSVLLHLLLLSLPVLQPPCEPNPAPRSQSLRALGANHVYRGSQDHLDSGPPEPSHASPDRWPLKRMDVQIDPFQVLDMETAVNMEAGLEEAELEEAELHEAELEEAELDEVGLEEEALEQEALEEAELEEARLEEARLEEARLEEARLEEAGLSQLEELFDHPLYNLPGPPLEEDDWLLKVKPKLRASEKSSQMWVSNTDDGFEEVRWNSSAASHPPWLRFHLGISRWQLYPPHDPNVVQLALQLATHRIVSAVQKTGGTQLKLMMSFPNYGQAMFKPMKQERDEETNYDLYYFSDFERHNAEIAAFHLDRILGYRRVPPVVGRLVNVTSEIRDITTDHKLARTFFTSPVGNVCFYGQCSYYCSTEHAVCGRPSLLQASLAAMLPDLSLVSRRSWRSPWRRSYSRSKLAKWETEKDYCATVKKTPPYNEGTRLVDLMDMAILDFLMSNMDRHHYETFEKFGNNTVLLHLDNGRAFGRHSKDEPSILAPLEQCCRIKRSTWLRLLLLSLPQFRLSQVMKNSLSQDPLAAVAPLLSEPHLAALDRRLATVLRTVRSCQERQGHKGADGVIYDDIPQYKDQVTPATE, translated from the exons ATGAGGTGGTCCACCCGTCGTTGCTCCAGGAcgatctgtctctccctggccttctcctccgtcctcctccacctcctcctcctgtctctccccgtcTTACAGCCTCCCTGCGAGCCCAACCCGGCCCCCAGGAGCCAGTCCCTCCGTGCCCTGGGGGCCAACCACGTCTACCGAGGAAGCCAGGATCACCTCGACTCCGGACCCCCAGAACCTTCCCACGCGTCTCCTGACAGATGGCCCCTCAAACGGATGGACGTTCAAATTGATCCGTTCCAGGTTCTTGACATGGAAACGGCAGTTAATATGGAGGCGGGGCTTGAGGAGGCGGAGCTTGAGGAGGCGGAGCTTCATGAGGCGGAGCTTGAAGAGGCGGAGCTTGATGAGGTAGGGCTTGAGGAGGAGGCGCTTGAGCAGGAAGCGCTTGAGGAGGCGGAGCTTGAGGAGGCGAGGCTTGAGGAGGCGAGGCTTGAGGAGGCGAGGCTTGAGGAGGCGAGGCTTGAGGAGGCGGGGCTGTCTCAGCTCGAGGAACTATTCGACCACCCGTTGTACAACCTGCCAGGCCCGCCCCTGGAGGAAGACGATTGGCTGCTGAAAGTGAAACCCAAACTGAGAGCCAGTGAGAAGAGCTCGCAGATGTG ggtgaGTAACACGGACGATGGCTTCGAGGAGGTGAGGTGGAACAGCAGCGCTGCCAGCCACCCCCCCTGGCTGCGCTTCCACCTTGGTATCTCCCGCTGGCAGCTCTACCCCCCCCACGACCCCAACGTGGTCCAGCTCGCCCTGCAGCTGGCCACACACCGCATCGTCAGcgcag TGCAGAAGACTGGAGGAACCCAGCTGAAGCTGATGATGTCGTTCCCCAACTACGGACAGGCCATGTTCAAGCCCATGAA gcaggagagagatgaggagaccaACTACGACCTGTACTACTTCTCTGACTTTGAGAGACACAATGCTGAGATCGCTGCCTTTCACCtggacag gatcCTGGGTTACAGGAGGGTTCCTCCGGTGGTGGGCCGGCTGGTGAACGTGACCTCAGAGATCAGAGACATCACCACCGACCACAAGCTGGCCCGGACCTTCTTCACTTCCCCCG tgGGCAACGTGTGTTTCTACGGTCAGTGCTCGTACTACTGCTCCACGGAGCACGCGGTGTGTGGCCGGCCCAGCCTGCTGCAGGCGTCCCTGGCCGCCATGCTGCCCGACCTCTCCCTGGTCTCGCGCAGATCCTGGAGGTCACCCTGGAGGAGGTCTTACAGCCGCAGCAAGCTGGCCAA gtgggagacagagaaggactaCTGTGCCACGGTGAAGAAGACCCCCCCCTACAACGAGGGCACCAGACTTGTGGACCTGATGGACATGGCAATACTGGACTTCCTCATGA GTAACATGGACAGACACCACTACGAGACCTTTGAGAAGTTTGGCAACAACACGGTCCTACTGCACTTAGACAATGGCAGAGC GTTTGGGCGCCACTCCAAAGATGAGCCATCAATCCTGGCTCCTCTGGAACAATgttgcag gatcAAGCGCTCCACCTGGCTGCGCCtacttctcctctccctgcctcagttCCGCCTCAGCCAAGTCATGAAGAACTCACTTTCCCAGGATCCTCTAGCGGCCGTGGCCCCGCTCCTCTCAGAGCCCCACCTCGCCGCCCTCGACCGTCGCCTAGCGACCGTGCTGCGGACCGTGCGCAGTTGCCAGGAGCGACAGGGTCACAAAGGTGCCGACGGGGTCATCTATGATGACATCCCTCAATATAAGGACCAAGTCACCCCTGCAACAGAATAG
- the LOC134016403 gene encoding LOW QUALITY PROTEIN: dynein axonemal light chain 4-like (The sequence of the model RefSeq protein was modified relative to this genomic sequence to represent the inferred CDS: inserted 2 bases in 2 codons; deleted 1 base in 1 codon), which produces MAETAESKKEDADYKRLHSFPLIRHTDMPEEMRVETMELCVTACEKFATNNESAAKMIKESMDKKFGSSWHVVIGEGFGXEVTHEVKNLLYMFFGGSXAVCVWKCS; this is translated from the exons ATGGCGGAGACAGCGGAAAGCAAGAAAGAGGACGCTGATTACAAGAGATTGCACAGTTTCCCTCTAATACGG CACACTGACATGccagaggagatgagagtg GAGACCATGGAACTGTGTGTCACGGCCTGCGAGAAGTTCGCAACCAACAATgag AGTGCAGCGAAGATGATTAAGGAGTCGATGGATAAGAAGTTTGGCAGCTCGTGGCATGTGGTCATCGGAGAGGGTTTTG TTGAGGTCACCCACGAGGTGAAGAACCTGCTCTACATGTTCTTCGGAGGGa ctgccgtgtgtgtgtggaagtgctcctag
- the LOC134016405 gene encoding neuronal pentraxin receptor-like gives MKFVVVLVSAGTLAFLGAVICIIASVYPRKGGAASLTDNGTLTSEALLQPLGTGAVAHAGPLGALHGSESYEDGGGLGLGLKTPALNALSPGEMTSSGGPKQFSFSRLICTPIPAGDCSTKNLNHQAEDPSLYGDDWGYLRTTADELRQMVMQQNDQILMDQRTIRELNGKLTECESDLDDRNLPERSLGVWTGNRRLMAGDDVSSSAAVQLQTARAVEELERAILDLKDRIEKLESEIGPAAHNHTDPSLTLSMGSGVISAKTGGVSATPPARPPVPPAAPASPAKASPPGGSPRGKTPWKVEDLEGELERKIQQLEEERKTMRTETHSHHQKIDQGIDTLQHRLTHLESSEYGDLRYL, from the exons ATGAAGTTCGTTGTGGTGCTGGTATCAGCTGGAACGCTGGCCTTCCTCGGTGCGGTCATCTGCATCATTGCGAGTGTCTACCCGAGAAAAGGTGGCGCCGCGTCTCTCACGGACAACGGCACACTGACCTCGGAGGCCCTGTTGCAGCCCCTCGGTACGGGCGCCGTTGCGCACGCTGGTCCGCTGGGCGCTCTCCACGGTTCTGAATCCTACGAGGATGGCGGCGGGCTGGGACTCGGTCTGAAGACTCCCGCTCTTAACGCGCTGAGTCCCGGGGAGATGACGAGCAGCGGAGGGCCGAAACAGTTCAGCTTCAGCCGGCTCATCTGCACTCCGATCCCGGCCGGAGACTGCAGCACCAAGAACCTGAATCATCAAGCGGAAGACCCGTCTCTTTACGGTGATGACTGGGGCTACCTCCGCACCACCGCAGACGAACTCCGGCAGATGGTCATGCAACAGAACGACCAGATCCTCATGGACCAGCGGACGATCCGCGAGCTGAACGGGAAGCTGACCGAGTGCGAGAGCGACCTCGACGACCGGAACCTACCCGAGAGGAGTCTTGGGGTCTGGACAGGTAACCGCCGCCTCATGGCCGGGGATGATGTGAGCTCATCGGCCGCGGTGCAGCTGCAGACCGCTCGGGCTGTGGAGGAGTTGGAGAGGGCCATCCTTGACTTGAAGGACCGAATTGAGAAGCTGGAG TCGGAGATAGGACCTGCTGCTCATAACCACACCgacccctccctgaccctcagcatggggtcaggggtcattagCGCCAAAACGGGGGGCGTCTCCGCCACACCCCCTGCGAGACCTCCGGTACCCCCTGCCGCCCCTGCTTCCCCAGCCAAGGCCTCCCCTCCTGGGGGCTCCCCACGCGGAAAGACCCCCTGGAAGGTGGAGGACCTGGAGGGCGAGCTGGAGAGGAAGAtccagcagctggaggaggagaggaagaccatGAGGACGGAGACCCACAGCCACCACCAGAAGATCGACCAGGGGATCGACACCCTGCAGCACCGCCTCACTCACCTGGAGAGCAGTGAGtatggag ATCTCAGATATCTTTAG
- the cbx6a gene encoding chromobox protein homolog 6a, which yields MELSAVGDRVFAAEAILKRRVRKGRLEYLVKWKGWALKHSTWEPEENILDDRLILGFEQKERDRELSGPKKRGPKPKTSTSKARSQKGETSSRASNTRQSAPRSSSTSSSGSQPPPPSSSTSHPSSSSSVAPSPKLNSLAATHKLKKDIRRCHRMSRRPLPRTDPLAPPFGTPGAAFHSRPAVSPFSETVRILNRRVKPREVKRGRIILNLKVIDKPGSGGGASSSANLSSGRQNIPSRNRIIGKRHGEAPYRPFQPPLKMLGFPMYGKPFGLQCGGPGPLHSRPGTGSGSGAAGARDTPSSGGSQPQYQPPPSPSSSSGSEANPPSPSLNQAGPAAPPAPMPAPGATTLGLPSNSSPRPEPSPGLPPEPQKTATQEEAAPAPSVSSGGPSPAPAAPFLPSSPSLSSGSSPEEDDDDEDALDLSREGKRKTPRRRRRQHKRPAASDSTASPLPRDPAPAGCPAPANPAPAGGPQRVPVEGDPDWRPQLAPSRENVVVTDVTSNLLTVTIKEFPSPSSRPASPSAPPDKTPATPSPAPGNPSQPKP from the exons ATGGAGCTCTCCGCGGTCGGTGATCGTGTTTTCGCCGCGGAAGCCATACTGAAGCGCCGCGTTCGCAAG GGTCGTCTTGAGTATCTAGTGAAATGGAAAGGCTGGGCCCTGAA ACACAGTACTTGGGAGCCAGAGGAGAACATCTTGGATGACAGGCTGATTTTAGGCTTCGAACAGAA AGAGCGGGACAGGGAACTCAGTGGGCCCAAGAAGCGAGGACCCAAACCCAAGACCTCAACATCAAAG GCCCGCAGCCAGAAAGGAGAAACTTCCTCCAGAGCCTCCAACACCCGCCAGAGcgcccctcgctcctcctccacctcctcctccggcagccagccacccccaccctcctcctccacctcacacccctcctcctcgtcatcgGTGGCGCCCTCCCCTAAACTGAACTCGCTGGCCGCCACCCACAAGCTGAAAAAAGACATTCGCCGCTGCCACCGGATGTCCCGCCGGCCGCTGCCCCGCACCGACCCCCTGGCCCCGCCCTTCGGGACGCCGGGGGCAGCGTTCCACTCCCGCCCGGCCGTCTCCCCTTTCTCCGAGACCGTCCGCATCCTGAACCGGCGCGTCAAGCCGCGCGAGGTCAAGCGTGGTCGCATCATCCTCAACCTCAAGGTCATCGACAAACCAggaagtggggggggag CGTCGTCGTCCGCGAATCTCTCGTCCGGTCGCCAGAACATCCCGTCCAGGAACCGCATCATCGGGAAGAGGCACGGGGAGGCTCCCTATAGGCCGTTCCAGCCGCCACTCAAGATGCTGGGCTTTCCCATGTATGGGAAGCCCTTTGGGCTCCAGTGTGGGGGGCCAGGTCCTCTCCACTCACGCCCAGGGACAGGCTCTGGTTCTGGAGCCGCAGGGGCCCGGGACACCCCCTCCTCTGGAGGTTCCCAACCCCAGTACCAGCCGCCGCCCTCACCTTCCAGCTCCAGTGGTTCTGAggccaaccctccctccccgtccctGAACCAGGCcggccctgctgctcctcctgcccctaTGCCCGCCCCGGGGGCCACCACCTTGGGGTTGCCTTCCAACTCGAGCCCCCGGCCTGAGCCCAGCCCGGGCCTCCCTCCAGAACCTCAGAAAACCGCGACCCAGGAAGAGGCCGCTCCCGCCCCGTCCGTCTCCTCTGGCGGCCCCAGCCCGGCCCCCgctgcccccttcctcccctcctccccctccctctcctccggctcctccccggaggaggatgacgatgatgaaGATGCCCTGGACCTTTCTCGGGAGGGCAAGAGGAAGACCCCACGCAGGCGGCGACGCCAACACAAGCGCCCGGCCGCCTCCGACAGCACCGCGTCCCCTCTCCCCCGCGACCCCGCCCCTGCCGGCTGCCCCGCCCCCgctaaccccgcccccgccggcGGCCCCCAGAGGGTGCCCGTGGAGGGGGATCCCGACTGGCGGCCCCAGCTGGCGCCGAGCCGCGAGAACGTGGTGGTCACCGACGTCACCTCCAACCTCCTCACCGTCACCATCAAGgagttcccctccccctcctcccgccccgcctccccctccgCACCCCCCGATAAGACCCCCGCCACACCCTCCCCCGCCCCAGGAAACCCCTCCCAGCCCAAGCCATAG